The following proteins come from a genomic window of Streptomyces sp. GS7:
- a CDS encoding ABC transporter ATP-binding protein, translating into MHLRSARRSPGPRAAPEPPPTAQGPVHPAPEAVPPAPETVPAAPQATGLSTDAPILTRHVGAAEAFRRFWPLTRGDRKWMLLIGLFAVIAALAETVAILLFARLTDGALQKGSVSAFWTPAGQWLAVAVAGAVVGYLGDSLAAWTAERFLLRLRARVFAHLQTLPPHFFQRNRRGDLVERLTGDIDAIEHLVISGLLGASTALFSALFYGAAALWLRWDLALATFVAAPIFLAATRRFTNRLRTVSRRVRAADGAVTSVVEEALVNVVLTQAYNRQRDEEARLAREAGRFLRACVTSARLNALYGQLTEVLETICVLAVIGLGAWEISQGRMTLGQLLAFAAFIGYLYPPIRSLGSLGLTATAATAAADRLLEILDADPSVTDPPPWATTRLAHRARGALQADRVSFSYPNSLHRALSSLSFATGPGEFLVVTGPSGAGKSTLAALLLRFYDPDAGTIRLDGVPVNRLPLAQLRSSITLLPQQTLVLHDTVEHNIACGRDDPVPTHDDVVRAARAADADSFITALPDGYDTVIAPATTGLSGGQLQRIAIARAMLRDAPVLILDEPTTGLDTLAAQRILTPLRRLAEGRTTLVITHDLDLAADADRVLVLNRGRLVESGTHRQLLARSGLYATLFAAYPQTRDGAVHSR; encoded by the coding sequence ATGCATCTGCGCAGCGCACGCCGCAGTCCAGGGCCGAGGGCGGCCCCCGAACCGCCGCCGACGGCCCAGGGACCCGTGCACCCCGCGCCGGAGGCCGTCCCCCCGGCGCCGGAGACCGTCCCGGCAGCGCCGCAGGCGACCGGCCTGTCGACCGACGCCCCGATCCTCACCCGCCACGTGGGCGCCGCCGAGGCGTTCCGCCGCTTCTGGCCGCTGACGCGGGGCGACCGCAAGTGGATGCTGCTGATCGGCCTGTTCGCCGTCATCGCCGCGCTCGCGGAGACGGTGGCGATCCTGCTCTTCGCCCGCCTCACCGACGGCGCCCTCCAGAAGGGGTCGGTCAGCGCCTTCTGGACCCCGGCGGGCCAGTGGCTCGCGGTGGCCGTCGCCGGCGCCGTGGTGGGTTATCTGGGCGACTCTCTGGCGGCCTGGACCGCGGAGCGCTTCCTGCTGCGCCTGCGGGCCCGCGTCTTCGCCCACCTCCAGACGCTGCCGCCGCACTTCTTCCAGCGCAACCGCCGCGGCGACCTCGTCGAGCGGCTGACCGGCGACATCGACGCCATCGAACACCTCGTGATCTCCGGCCTGCTGGGGGCGTCCACGGCCCTGTTCAGCGCCCTCTTCTACGGCGCCGCGGCGCTCTGGCTGCGGTGGGACCTGGCGCTCGCCACCTTCGTCGCGGCCCCGATCTTCCTCGCCGCCACCCGCCGCTTCACCAACCGGCTGCGCACGGTCTCCCGCCGGGTGCGCGCGGCGGACGGCGCGGTCACCTCCGTCGTGGAGGAGGCGCTCGTCAACGTCGTGCTCACCCAGGCGTACAACCGGCAGCGCGACGAGGAGGCGCGGCTGGCCCGCGAAGCCGGCCGCTTCCTGCGCGCCTGCGTCACCAGCGCCCGGCTCAACGCGCTCTACGGCCAGCTCACCGAGGTCCTGGAGACGATCTGCGTGCTGGCCGTCATCGGCCTGGGCGCCTGGGAGATCTCCCAGGGCCGGATGACACTGGGCCAGCTGCTCGCCTTCGCCGCGTTCATCGGCTACCTCTACCCGCCGATCCGCTCCCTGGGCAGCCTCGGCCTGACCGCCACCGCCGCGACCGCCGCCGCCGACCGGCTGCTGGAGATCCTCGACGCCGACCCCTCCGTCACCGACCCGCCGCCCTGGGCCACCACCCGCCTCGCGCACCGCGCACGGGGCGCGCTACAGGCCGACCGGGTCAGCTTCAGCTACCCCAACTCCCTGCACCGCGCCCTCAGTTCACTCTCCTTCGCCACCGGCCCCGGCGAGTTCCTGGTCGTCACCGGCCCCAGCGGCGCCGGCAAGTCCACCCTGGCGGCCCTCCTGCTGCGCTTCTACGATCCGGACGCCGGCACCATCCGCCTCGACGGAGTCCCCGTCAACCGCCTCCCGCTCGCCCAGCTCCGCAGCAGCATCACGCTGCTGCCGCAGCAGACCCTGGTCCTCCACGACACCGTGGAACACAACATCGCCTGTGGCCGCGACGACCCCGTCCCGACCCACGACGACGTGGTCCGCGCGGCCCGGGCGGCCGACGCCGACTCCTTCATCACCGCCCTCCCCGACGGCTACGACACCGTCATCGCCCCCGCCACCACCGGCCTCTCCGGCGGCCAGCTGCAGCGCATCGCCATCGCCCGCGCGATGCTCCGCGACGCCCCCGTGCTGATCCTCGACGAGCCCACCACCGGCCTCGACACCCTCGCCGCGCAGCGCATCCTGACCCCGCTGCGCCGCCTGGCCGAGGGCCGCACCACCCTCGTCATCACCCACGACCTGGACCTCGCCGCCGACGCCGACCGGGTCCTCGTCCTCAACCGCGGCCGCCTCGTCGAATCCGGCACCCACCGCCAACTCCTCGCCCGCAGCGGCCTGTACGCGACGCTGTTCGCGGCGTACCCGCAGACGCGGGACGGGGCGGTGCACTCCCGCTGA
- a CDS encoding helix-turn-helix domain-containing protein translates to MDADSAAAGTPSGDAGSPSGEGISLRQLLMALGEPLVTLQAAPVGLDVVIRSVALLDPEDPAVARAGELVLAIGARGRAAFPALRAGGRDGAAAVAVKLDTPEQAAALRETAVEAGVALLSVRADARWDQVDALARAALEDVASGRNGEGGDEGDLFALAQTTAVLTGGIVSIEDVANRVLAYSRSADSAEVDDLRRLSILGWQGPEPYLARLRKWGVFQRLRASDDVIQIESHPELGIRRRLAVAIRAGERQLGTIWVQEGSTPLSERAEQVLTGAARVAALHLVRRRRELSADVTLTRTLSAGLLDGSTGPQPLAAHVGLDVARPAVVLGFSYGAAGAPESELTRAEVGNLISVHTAARHRSALVTQADGRIYVLLPQLPRSIDVGTLRGWGQEIADAARRHLGLELRGSVGCVVPGLGGVPESRREADRILDAMVSAGVGTTVAALPDIQAEVLVSEVLALISAHPDLRDPRLSALLAHDRRHQGRLAESVLAYLNAFGDVRAAAEHLHVHPNTLRYRIRRAEALTGIDLSRPDQRLLAMLQLRLPGEG, encoded by the coding sequence ATGGATGCAGATTCCGCGGCTGCGGGCACTCCGAGCGGTGATGCGGGCAGTCCGAGTGGTGAGGGGATCAGCCTGCGGCAGTTGCTGATGGCGCTGGGGGAGCCGTTGGTGACGTTGCAGGCGGCGCCGGTGGGGCTGGATGTGGTGATCCGGAGTGTGGCGCTGCTGGATCCGGAGGATCCGGCGGTGGCGCGGGCCGGGGAGCTGGTGCTGGCGATCGGGGCGCGCGGGCGGGCGGCGTTTCCGGCGCTGCGGGCCGGGGGGCGGGACGGGGCCGCGGCGGTGGCGGTGAAGCTGGACACGCCGGAGCAGGCGGCGGCGCTGCGGGAGACCGCCGTGGAGGCGGGGGTGGCGCTGCTGTCCGTACGGGCCGACGCGCGCTGGGACCAGGTGGACGCGCTGGCGCGGGCGGCGCTGGAGGACGTGGCGTCGGGGCGCAACGGGGAGGGCGGGGACGAGGGGGACCTGTTCGCCCTGGCGCAGACGACGGCGGTGCTGACCGGGGGGATCGTCAGCATCGAGGACGTGGCGAACCGGGTGCTGGCCTACTCCCGGTCGGCCGACTCCGCGGAGGTCGACGATCTACGGCGGCTGTCGATTCTGGGGTGGCAGGGGCCGGAGCCGTATCTCGCGCGGCTGCGGAAGTGGGGGGTGTTCCAGCGGCTGCGGGCCTCCGACGACGTGATCCAGATCGAGAGCCATCCGGAGCTGGGCATCCGCCGGCGGCTGGCGGTGGCGATCCGGGCCGGGGAGCGGCAGCTGGGGACGATCTGGGTGCAGGAGGGGTCGACGCCGCTGAGCGAGCGGGCGGAGCAGGTGCTGACCGGGGCGGCGCGGGTGGCGGCGCTGCATCTGGTGCGGCGCCGGCGGGAGCTGTCCGCGGATGTGACGCTGACCCGGACGCTGTCGGCGGGGCTGCTGGACGGGAGTACGGGGCCGCAGCCGCTGGCGGCGCATGTGGGGCTGGACGTGGCGCGGCCGGCCGTGGTGCTGGGGTTCTCGTACGGGGCCGCCGGGGCGCCCGAGTCGGAGCTGACCCGGGCCGAGGTCGGCAACCTGATCTCGGTGCACACCGCGGCGCGGCACCGCAGCGCCCTGGTCACCCAGGCCGACGGGCGGATCTATGTGCTGCTGCCGCAGCTGCCGCGGAGCATCGACGTCGGGACGTTGCGCGGGTGGGGGCAGGAGATCGCGGACGCGGCGCGGCGCCATCTGGGGCTGGAGCTGCGCGGTTCGGTGGGCTGCGTCGTACCGGGGCTGGGCGGGGTGCCGGAGTCGCGGCGGGAGGCGGACCGGATCCTGGACGCGATGGTGAGCGCGGGGGTCGGCACCACCGTCGCGGCGCTGCCGGACATCCAGGCCGAGGTGCTGGTGAGCGAGGTGCTGGCGCTGATCTCCGCGCATCCGGACCTGCGGGATCCGCGGTTGAGCGCGCTGCTGGCGCACGACCGGCGGCACCAGGGGCGGTTGGCGGAGTCGGTCCTGGCGTATCTGAACGCGTTCGGGGACGTGCGGGCGGCGGCCGAGCATCTGCATGTGCACCCGAACACGCTGCGGTACCGGATCCGGCGGGCGGAGGCGCTGACCGGAATCGATCTGAGCCGGCCGGATCAGCGGCTGCTGGCGATGCTCCAGCTGCGGCTGCCGGGGGAGGGGTGA
- a CDS encoding amino acid permease, with translation MTSPRPAPVASPPTDGTHGGPATPDPGASPGLKSGLKNRHLSMIAVGGVIGAGLFVGSGSGIAAAGPGILLSYALVGMLVVFVMRMLGEMAAANPTSGSFSAYADRALGRWAGFSIGWLYWFFWVVVLAVEATAGAAILTSWVPAVPQWAWALIVMLVLTASNLASVASFGEFEFWFAGIKVVAIACFIVLGGLAIAGVLPGSGHAASGFGNLTSHGGFLPHGPSAILTGVLMVVFSFMGSEIVTLAAGESEDPRGAVTKATKSVIWRVGIFYLGSILVVVSVLPWNDPSIVKKGSYVAALDAMGIPHAGQFMNVIVLTAVLSCLNSGLYTASRMAFSLGQRGDAPRSFARTSARGVPQTAILASVVFGFVAVGFNYLWPKTVFQFLLNSSGAVALFVWLVICFSQLRMRGIILRENPEKLVVRMWLFPYLTWVTIAMISFVLAYMLTDGSAGGGRIQVLLSLLLAVIVVGISLVRDRLGARANRDAVAG, from the coding sequence ATGACCTCACCTCGCCCTGCCCCTGTGGCGTCTCCTCCCACCGACGGCACGCACGGCGGCCCGGCCACACCGGACCCCGGTGCGTCCCCGGGCCTCAAGTCCGGCCTCAAGAACCGCCACCTGTCCATGATCGCCGTCGGCGGCGTGATCGGCGCGGGCCTCTTCGTGGGGTCCGGATCGGGCATCGCCGCGGCCGGCCCCGGCATCCTGCTGTCGTACGCGCTGGTGGGCATGCTGGTCGTCTTCGTGATGCGGATGCTCGGGGAGATGGCCGCGGCCAACCCGACCTCCGGGTCCTTCTCCGCGTACGCGGACCGGGCGCTGGGCCGCTGGGCCGGCTTCTCGATCGGCTGGCTGTACTGGTTCTTCTGGGTCGTGGTGCTCGCCGTCGAGGCGACCGCCGGCGCGGCGATCCTCACCAGCTGGGTCCCGGCCGTCCCGCAGTGGGCCTGGGCGCTGATCGTGATGCTCGTCCTGACCGCCTCGAACCTGGCCTCGGTGGCCTCCTTCGGTGAGTTCGAGTTCTGGTTCGCGGGCATCAAGGTCGTCGCCATCGCCTGCTTCATCGTGCTGGGCGGGCTGGCCATCGCCGGTGTGCTGCCCGGTTCGGGCCACGCCGCGAGCGGCTTCGGCAACCTCACCTCGCACGGCGGCTTCCTGCCGCACGGGCCGAGCGCGATCCTCACCGGTGTCCTGATGGTCGTCTTCTCGTTCATGGGCAGCGAGATCGTCACCCTCGCCGCGGGCGAGTCCGAGGACCCGCGGGGCGCGGTGACCAAGGCCACCAAGAGCGTGATCTGGCGGGTCGGCATCTTCTACCTCGGCTCGATCCTGGTCGTGGTCTCCGTCCTGCCGTGGAACGACCCGTCGATCGTCAAGAAGGGCTCGTACGTCGCCGCCCTGGACGCGATGGGCATCCCGCACGCCGGCCAGTTCATGAACGTCATCGTGCTGACCGCGGTGCTCTCCTGCCTCAACTCCGGCCTCTACACGGCCTCCCGGATGGCGTTCTCGCTGGGGCAGCGCGGCGACGCCCCCCGGTCCTTCGCCCGGACGAGCGCGCGCGGCGTCCCGCAGACGGCGATCCTGGCCTCGGTCGTCTTCGGCTTCGTCGCGGTCGGATTCAACTACCTGTGGCCGAAGACCGTCTTCCAGTTCCTGCTGAACTCGTCGGGCGCGGTCGCGCTCTTCGTCTGGCTCGTCATCTGCTTCTCGCAGCTGCGGATGCGCGGCATCATCCTGCGCGAGAACCCGGAGAAGCTGGTCGTGCGGATGTGGCTGTTCCCGTATCTGACCTGGGTGACGATCGCGATGATCTCGTTCGTGCTGGCGTACATGCTCACCGACGGCAGCGCCGGCGGCGGACGCATCCAGGTGCTGCTGTCGCTGCTGCTCGCGGTGATCGTGGTCGGCATCTCGCTGGTACGCGACCGGCTGGGCGCCCGCGCGAACCGGGACGCCGTCGCCGGCTAG
- a CDS encoding SpoIIE family protein phosphatase, producing the protein MTSETDRPERPGDGAGGRVGDGGDRAAWDITMAAVAELDARGTVVAWTRAAERLLGYPAGEVLGHGALELLAVAGDAERAAAVARWCRAGDGWSGSVAVRHRDGRAVQLAVQVSRVAGIAEAGTEGAGTADDGEPDDGAGRGGERWAVLALEEWRVPGGGVNQLMLEPFLAQAPVGMAVLDTELRYVWVNDVLERLIPLERRLGRTVGEVLPPEEAAAFDERMKRVLATGVPVMDYEFRSPTYADPTQERAYSASFFRLAGPHRRKAGIWYMVIDVTERWRAQERLALLNDASARIGSTLDVTRTAQELADVAVPALADFAAVDLLDSVLRGEEPVPGPVDSTPTMRRSGQRSVREGCPEAGPAVGEVVRRAPSSAVARCLLSGEPVVESQLAAGSSWMTEDPQRADVVREFGFRSMMVAPVRARGVTLGAATFVRSRRLGPFAADDVRLAEELVARAAVCIDNARRFTRERTAARMMQRSLLPHALAGGSALDVASWYYPADAPSGVGGDWFDVIPLSGARVALVVGDVVGHGIDAAATMGRLRTAVRTLANLDLPPDELLARLDDLVIGLMETRRDGGSAAGEDDGTPATPMGFMGATCLYVVYDPVSRRCTMARAGHLPPAVVAPDGTVAFPDLPAGPPLGLGALPFEPAELELAEGSLLALYTNGLLQTGDRDLGVGMSRLSRALAAPGATLEEVGRNAVAALLTGPPSDDAALLLARTHALGTGQVASWDLPTDPAVVARARALAGRQLSVWGMEPLLFTTELVVSELVTNAIRHGGGPITLRLIRQDAALICEVFDTGSTAPHLRHARTTDEGGRGLLIVAQLTRRWGTRFTANGKIIWAEQGHRDALKDAAAVVL; encoded by the coding sequence ATGACCTCGGAGACGGACCGGCCGGAGCGGCCGGGCGACGGGGCGGGCGGCAGGGTGGGCGACGGCGGGGACCGGGCGGCCTGGGACATAACCATGGCGGCCGTGGCCGAACTGGACGCGCGGGGGACGGTGGTCGCCTGGACGCGGGCGGCGGAGCGGCTGCTGGGGTATCCCGCGGGTGAGGTGCTGGGGCACGGAGCGCTGGAGCTGCTCGCCGTGGCGGGCGATGCGGAGCGGGCGGCGGCGGTGGCGCGGTGGTGCCGGGCGGGGGACGGCTGGAGCGGGTCGGTGGCGGTGCGCCACCGGGACGGCCGCGCGGTGCAGCTGGCGGTGCAGGTGTCCCGGGTGGCCGGCATCGCGGAGGCCGGTACGGAAGGTGCCGGTACGGCGGATGACGGTGAGCCCGATGACGGCGCGGGCCGCGGCGGCGAGCGGTGGGCGGTGCTGGCGCTGGAGGAGTGGCGGGTGCCGGGGGGCGGGGTGAACCAGCTGATGCTGGAGCCGTTCCTGGCGCAGGCGCCGGTCGGGATGGCCGTCCTGGACACCGAGCTGCGCTATGTCTGGGTCAACGACGTGCTGGAGCGGCTGATACCGCTGGAGCGGCGGCTGGGGCGGACGGTCGGGGAGGTGCTGCCGCCGGAGGAGGCGGCGGCGTTCGACGAGCGGATGAAGCGGGTGCTGGCGACCGGGGTGCCGGTGATGGACTACGAGTTCCGCAGCCCCACCTACGCGGACCCGACGCAGGAGCGGGCGTATTCCGCGTCGTTCTTCCGGCTGGCCGGCCCGCACCGCCGGAAGGCCGGGATCTGGTACATGGTCATCGACGTCACCGAGCGCTGGCGGGCCCAGGAGCGGCTGGCGCTGCTGAACGACGCCAGCGCCCGGATCGGCAGCACGCTGGACGTGACGCGGACCGCGCAGGAGCTGGCCGACGTGGCGGTGCCGGCGCTGGCCGACTTCGCCGCCGTCGATCTGCTGGACTCGGTGCTCCGCGGCGAGGAGCCGGTGCCGGGGCCGGTCGACAGCACGCCGACGATGCGGCGGTCGGGGCAGCGGTCGGTCCGCGAGGGGTGCCCGGAGGCGGGGCCGGCGGTGGGGGAGGTGGTGCGGCGGGCGCCGTCGTCGGCGGTGGCGCGCTGTCTGCTGTCGGGGGAGCCGGTGGTGGAGTCGCAGCTGGCCGCCGGCAGTTCCTGGATGACCGAGGATCCGCAACGGGCCGATGTCGTCAGGGAGTTCGGGTTCCGGTCGATGATGGTGGCGCCGGTGCGGGCCCGGGGCGTCACGCTCGGCGCGGCGACGTTCGTACGGTCCCGGCGGCTGGGGCCGTTCGCGGCGGACGACGTCCGGCTCGCCGAGGAGCTGGTGGCGCGGGCCGCCGTGTGCATCGACAACGCCCGGCGGTTCACCCGCGAGCGCACCGCGGCCCGGATGATGCAGCGGAGCCTGCTGCCGCACGCGCTGGCCGGCGGTTCCGCGCTGGACGTGGCGTCGTGGTACTACCCGGCGGACGCGCCGAGCGGGGTGGGCGGCGACTGGTTCGACGTCATCCCGCTGTCGGGGGCGCGGGTCGCGCTGGTCGTCGGGGACGTGGTGGGGCACGGTATCGACGCCGCGGCCACCATGGGGCGGCTGCGGACGGCCGTGCGGACGCTGGCCAACCTGGACCTGCCGCCCGACGAACTGCTGGCCAGGCTCGACGACTTGGTCATCGGGCTCATGGAGACCCGGCGGGACGGCGGGTCGGCGGCCGGCGAGGACGACGGCACCCCGGCCACCCCCATGGGGTTCATGGGCGCCACCTGCCTCTACGTCGTCTACGACCCGGTCAGCAGGCGCTGCACGATGGCTCGCGCCGGCCATCTGCCGCCCGCGGTCGTCGCCCCGGACGGCACCGTGGCGTTTCCGGACCTGCCCGCCGGGCCGCCGCTCGGCCTGGGCGCGCTGCCCTTCGAACCGGCCGAACTGGAACTGGCCGAGGGCAGTTTGCTGGCGCTCTACACCAACGGCCTGCTGCAGACCGGCGATCGGGACCTCGGGGTCGGGATGTCCCGGCTGAGCCGGGCCCTGGCGGCGCCCGGGGCGACGCTGGAGGAGGTCGGCCGGAACGCGGTGGCGGCGCTGCTGACCGGGCCGCCGTCCGACGACGCCGCGCTGCTGCTGGCCCGTACGCACGCGCTCGGCACGGGCCAGGTCGCCTCGTGGGATCTGCCCACCGACCCGGCGGTGGTGGCGCGGGCCCGTGCGCTGGCCGGGCGGCAGCTGTCGGTGTGGGGGATGGAGCCGCTGCTGTTCACCACCGAGCTGGTGGTCAGCGAGCTGGTCACCAACGCCATCCGGCACGGCGGCGGGCCGATCACGCTGCGGCTGATCCGCCAGGACGCGGCCCTCATATGTGAGGTGTTCGACACCGGGAGCACGGCACCGCATCTGCGGCACGCGCGGACCACGGACGAGGGCGGGCGCGGGCTGCTGATCGTCGCGCAGCTGACCCGGCGCTGGGGGACGCGGTTCACGGCGAACGGGAAGATCATCTGGGCGGAGCAGGGGCACCGGGACGCGCTGAAGGACGCCGCGGCCGTCGTGCTGTGA